The Falco peregrinus isolate bFalPer1 chromosome 9, bFalPer1.pri, whole genome shotgun sequence genome includes a window with the following:
- the TMEM80 gene encoding transmembrane protein 80, with product MAVVVRRGRTSSVLSSVPLQLLFYVNGIYYIFYFLATLAMIVYKSQVFSYPDDFLAPDLALLLIMAILEVLRLYFGSKGNLTEEEAPLGLSLVITVGSVILSVYFLVWQTYVLKADVIINAVLLFTYGLESVLKVIAIAAFVS from the exons ATGGCCGTTGTTGTGAGGCGAG GAAGAACTTCATCAGTC TTGTCATCTGTTCCTTTACAGCTTCTATTTTATGTAAATGGTATTTACTACATCTTTTACTTCTTGGCAACTCTTGCAATGATTGTTTATAAAA GTCAAGTTTTCAGTTATCCAGATGATTTTTTGGCTCCAGACCTTGCTTTGCTTCTCATTATGGCTATTCTTGAAGTGCTCCGATTATACTTCG gTTCAAAGGGTAACCTGACAGAAGAAGAGGCTCCATTAGGGCTCAGTCTTGTGATCACTGTTGGGAGCGTGATTCTGTCTGTCTATTTCCTGGTGTGGCAAACTTACGTGCTGAAAGCAGACGTCATTATAAACGCTGTTCTTCTCTTTACATATGGGCTTGAGTCAGTACTAAAGGTCATAGCCATTGCTGCTTTTGTCAGCTAA